A region of Streptomyces halobius DNA encodes the following proteins:
- the pcp gene encoding pyroglutamyl-peptidase I: MTRVLLTGFEPFDGESTNPSWQAVRAAAAEPPAGVEAFAVELPCVYGASLAVLRVAIEETRPEVVVCVGQAGGRPDITVERVAINVDDARIPDAAGAEPVDEPIVPGGPAAYFSTLPVKACVAAVRGVGLPASVSNTAGTFVCNHVFYGLAHLIATELPGVRGGFAHVPYAPEQVVDRARPSLPVASVAQGLRAIAVTAATTHTDLRVAGGAVH, encoded by the coding sequence ATGACCCGGGTACTGCTGACCGGATTCGAGCCCTTCGACGGGGAGTCCACCAATCCCTCCTGGCAGGCGGTGCGTGCCGCCGCTGCCGAACCGCCCGCCGGTGTCGAGGCGTTCGCCGTCGAACTGCCCTGTGTCTACGGGGCGTCGCTGGCCGTGCTGCGCGTCGCGATCGAGGAGACCCGGCCCGAGGTCGTGGTGTGCGTCGGCCAGGCGGGCGGCCGACCCGACATCACCGTCGAGCGGGTCGCCATCAACGTCGATGACGCCCGGATCCCCGATGCCGCGGGCGCCGAACCGGTCGACGAGCCGATCGTGCCCGGCGGGCCCGCGGCGTACTTCTCCACCCTGCCGGTCAAGGCGTGTGTGGCGGCCGTCCGGGGCGTGGGGCTGCCCGCCTCCGTGTCCAACACGGCGGGCACGTTCGTCTGCAACCACGTCTTCTACGGGCTCGCGCATCTGATCGCCACCGAATTGCCCGGTGTGCGGGGTGGCTTCGCGCATGTCCCGTATGCCCCGGAACAGGTCGTGGACCGTGCGCGGCCGTCGCTGCCCGTCGCCTCGGTCGCGCAGGGGCTGCGGGCGATAGCGGTGACGGCGGCGACCACGCACACGGACCTCAGGGTGGCGGGAGGGGCTGTGCACTGA
- a CDS encoding 5-oxoprolinase subunit C family protein yields the protein MTDRAFSVVRAGALTTVQDLGRPGHAHLGVPRAGALDEPAHRLANRLVGNPEPVAALETTLTGCAIRVRTATTVAVTGAPCPVTVDGRPAPWGAPVHLPAGAVLDAGPATHGLRSYLAFAGGVDTEPVLGSRAADLLSGLGPDPLTDGAVLPLGVPHGPYAAADTVPHPGPVTELLLPFLPGPRDDWFTDHGLHTLTTGRFRVSAASNRIGLRTEGPPLERARSGELPSEGMPLGALQVPPNGLPVLFLHDHPTTGGYPVIGVVPERCLPPAAQAVPGTPVRFVRQRARSGQGRHGPS from the coding sequence ATGACCGACCGCGCCTTCTCGGTCGTCCGGGCCGGTGCGCTCACCACCGTCCAGGACCTCGGCAGGCCCGGCCACGCCCACCTCGGGGTGCCGCGCGCCGGCGCCCTCGACGAGCCGGCGCACCGCCTCGCCAACCGGCTCGTCGGCAACCCCGAGCCGGTCGCCGCCCTGGAGACAACGCTGACGGGCTGCGCCATCCGGGTCCGCACGGCCACCACCGTCGCCGTCACGGGCGCCCCCTGCCCGGTGACAGTGGACGGCCGCCCCGCCCCCTGGGGCGCGCCGGTCCACCTCCCGGCGGGTGCCGTCCTGGACGCCGGACCCGCCACCCACGGTCTGCGTTCGTACCTCGCCTTCGCCGGCGGCGTCGACACCGAACCGGTCCTCGGCAGCCGCGCCGCCGACCTCCTCTCGGGCCTCGGCCCCGACCCGCTCACCGACGGCGCGGTCCTCCCCCTCGGCGTCCCGCACGGCCCGTACGCCGCCGCCGACACCGTCCCCCACCCGGGCCCGGTAACGGAACTTCTCCTCCCGTTTCTCCCCGGCCCCCGCGACGACTGGTTCACCGACCATGGCCTGCACACCCTCACCACCGGCCGGTTCCGCGTCTCGGCCGCCAGCAACCGCATCGGGCTGCGCACCGAAGGCCCACCCCTCGAACGCGCCCGGTCCGGCGAACTCCCCAGCGAGGGCATGCCGTTGGGCGCGCTCCAGGTTCCGCCCAACGGCCTCCCGGTCCTGTTCCTCCACGACCACCCCACCACGGGCGGTTACCCGGTCATCGGCGTGGTCCCCGAGCGCTGTCTGCCCCCGGCCGCCCAGGCCGTGCCCGGAACACCGGTCCGGTTCGTACGACAACGCGCACGCAGCGGACAGGGACGACACGGCCCCTCGTAG
- a CDS encoding IS110 family RNA-guided transposase — protein sequence MADQMSALDGSRRMATRFSGTLRPLIESCEASLVKDLTAECSSGHEAVVTVERSGRSSTAAGRVWVGIDAGKGHHWAVAVNAEGETVFSRKVINDETAILELIALACESAETVTWAVDISGRSSALLPALLIAHGQPVFYIPGRTVHRMSGAYRGEGKTDAKDALVIADTARMCRDLAPIRTEDDLVVALQLLTAHRADLIADRVRLINRLRDQLVGISPALERAFDYSASKGALVMLTEYQTPAAIRRIGAKRLTTWLERRKVRNAAVVAATAVEAAQAQHTAPPGQKRAAKLVCDLAHQLLALDERIKDNDREIRETFRLDERAEIIESLPGMGPILGAEFIAAVGDMAGYANPDRLAAAAGLAPVPRDSGRRTGNLHRPKRYNRRLRWLFYMSAQTAMMRPGPSRDYYLKKRAEGLIHTQAVLSLARRRVNVLWAMLRDKRLFTPVPPVTQTA from the coding sequence GTGGCTGATCAAATGAGTGCCCTCGATGGCTCCAGGAGAATGGCCACCCGGTTCTCCGGGACGCTTCGTCCGCTGATTGAGAGCTGCGAAGCATCGCTGGTCAAGGACCTGACGGCGGAGTGTTCCTCGGGCCATGAGGCAGTGGTCACGGTGGAACGGAGCGGCAGGTCGAGCACAGCGGCAGGACGTGTCTGGGTCGGTATCGACGCAGGCAAGGGCCATCACTGGGCGGTGGCAGTCAACGCCGAAGGCGAGACGGTGTTCTCGCGGAAGGTGATCAACGATGAGACGGCGATCCTCGAACTGATCGCGCTGGCCTGCGAGTCGGCCGAGACGGTGACCTGGGCGGTCGACATCTCCGGTCGGTCCTCGGCCCTGCTGCCGGCGCTGCTGATCGCGCACGGGCAGCCAGTGTTCTACATTCCCGGCCGCACGGTTCACCGGATGTCCGGCGCCTACCGCGGCGAAGGCAAAACCGATGCCAAGGACGCCCTGGTGATCGCCGACACCGCCCGGATGTGCCGGGACCTGGCGCCGATCCGCACCGAGGACGACCTGGTCGTCGCCCTCCAGCTCCTGACCGCCCACCGGGCCGACCTGATAGCCGACCGCGTCCGGCTGATCAACCGGCTGCGGGACCAGCTCGTAGGCATCAGCCCCGCGCTGGAGCGCGCCTTCGACTACTCGGCGTCCAAAGGTGCCCTGGTCATGTTGACCGAGTACCAGACCCCGGCCGCGATCCGGCGCATCGGCGCCAAGCGGCTGACCACCTGGCTGGAACGACGCAAAGTCCGTAACGCCGCCGTCGTCGCGGCCACGGCCGTCGAGGCAGCACAGGCTCAGCACACCGCGCCGCCTGGACAGAAGCGGGCCGCCAAGCTGGTATGCGACCTCGCCCACCAGCTGTTGGCCCTGGACGAGCGGATCAAGGACAACGACCGGGAGATCCGCGAGACCTTCCGCCTGGACGAGCGGGCGGAGATCATCGAGTCCCTGCCCGGCATGGGCCCCATCCTGGGTGCCGAGTTCATCGCAGCCGTCGGCGACATGGCCGGCTACGCGAACCCCGACCGCCTCGCGGCAGCTGCCGGCCTGGCCCCGGTGCCGCGTGACTCCGGCCGTCGCACCGGAAACCTCCACCGGCCCAAACGGTACAACCGGCGCCTGCGCTGGTTGTTCTACATGTCCGCGCAGACCGCGATGATGCGGCCGGGGCCGTCGCGGGACTACTACCTCAAGAAGCGCGCCGAGGGCCTGATCCACACCCAGGCGGTCCTGTCGCTGGCCCGTCGCCGGGTCAACGTGCTGTGGGCGATGCTGCGCGACAAGAGGCTGTTCACCCCCGTCCCACCGGTCACGCAGACGGCTTGA
- a CDS encoding LamB/YcsF family protein → MTECSEASVTEAATPPVIDLNADLGEGFGRWQLTDDEALLSVVTSANVACGFHAGDPGTMRRVCELAAERGVVIGAQVSYRDLAGFGRRAMDVPPDELADEIAYQIGALEVFARAAGARVGYVKPHGALYNRCVHDAEQADAVIDGIRTAGGGLPVLGLPGSRLHEAARGAGLPVVGEAFADRAYTAEGTLVPRREAGAVIHDPDEVVKRALGMACDRTVASVDGQRVEITARSLCLHGDTPGAAELAHRVRSELGGAGVRIRSFL, encoded by the coding sequence ATGACCGAGTGCAGCGAGGCTTCGGTGACCGAGGCCGCGACCCCTCCCGTCATCGACCTCAACGCCGACCTCGGAGAAGGCTTCGGGCGCTGGCAGCTCACCGATGACGAGGCCCTGCTGTCCGTCGTCACCAGCGCCAACGTCGCCTGCGGCTTCCACGCCGGCGACCCGGGCACCATGCGCCGGGTGTGCGAGCTGGCCGCGGAGCGCGGGGTGGTCATCGGCGCCCAGGTCTCCTACCGCGATCTGGCCGGCTTCGGCCGCCGCGCCATGGACGTGCCACCGGACGAGCTGGCCGATGAAATCGCCTACCAGATAGGCGCGTTGGAGGTCTTCGCGCGCGCCGCCGGGGCCCGCGTCGGCTATGTCAAACCGCATGGCGCGCTCTACAACCGGTGCGTCCACGACGCGGAGCAGGCCGACGCCGTCATCGACGGTATCCGCACCGCCGGCGGCGGCCTGCCGGTCCTGGGACTGCCCGGCTCCCGGCTGCACGAGGCCGCGCGGGGCGCCGGCCTGCCCGTCGTCGGCGAGGCGTTCGCCGACCGCGCCTACACCGCCGAGGGGACCCTCGTCCCACGCCGCGAGGCGGGCGCGGTGATCCATGACCCGGACGAGGTCGTCAAGCGCGCCCTCGGCATGGCCTGCGACCGCACCGTCGCCTCCGTAGACGGACAGCGCGTGGAGATCACCGCCCGCTCGCTGTGCCTGCACGGCGACACACCGGGCGCCGCGGAGCTGGCCCACCGCGTACGGTCCGAACTCGGCGGGGCGGGCGTGCGCATCCGGAGCTTCCTATGA
- a CDS encoding short-chain fatty acyl-CoA regulator family protein produces the protein MSKTYAGARLRRLREERRMSQTELARVLAISPSYLNQMEHDSRPLTVPVLLRLTEAFGVDPGFFSQRDTSRLVADLRETLADDVAERRISASDLQELAHRLPAVGEVLLRLSRRNQELGEQLAQAADGRGTGTGATTARTPHEEIREFFYRRQNYLHEADTAAEELARRIGIRPGEVRQTLAARLADRHGVRVTADGDRPHHYDPQGRTLHLSLRLRPGQQAFRMATQLALLEYGDQLSQHAGEDFDEGSPTWKLARIGVANYFAAALTLPYRDFHTAAEEMRYDIERLTDRFGLGHETVCHRLSTLQRPRLRGVPFSFVRVDRAGNMSKRQSATGFHFSRAGGTCPLWNIYEAFAAPGRIHVQIAAMPDGQRHLWTARTVTRSRGGWGEPGKTFAIGLGCEIRHASRLVYSDGLDLDNASAATPIGMGCRVCERLNCPQRAVPPLGQPLAIDENSSTFVPYPVFGATSP, from the coding sequence GTGAGCAAGACCTACGCGGGTGCGCGGCTGCGGCGGCTGCGCGAGGAGCGGCGGATGAGCCAGACCGAGCTGGCCCGCGTCCTGGCGATCTCGCCGAGCTACCTCAACCAGATGGAGCACGACTCCCGCCCGCTGACCGTGCCCGTGCTGCTACGGCTGACCGAGGCGTTCGGCGTCGACCCCGGCTTCTTCTCCCAACGGGACACCAGCCGCCTCGTGGCCGACCTGCGCGAGACCCTGGCCGACGATGTCGCCGAACGCCGAATCTCCGCCTCCGACCTGCAGGAACTCGCCCACCGACTGCCCGCTGTCGGCGAGGTGTTGCTGCGCCTGAGCCGCCGCAATCAGGAGCTGGGCGAACAGCTCGCCCAGGCCGCCGACGGCCGCGGCACGGGCACCGGCGCGACGACGGCCCGCACACCGCACGAGGAGATCCGCGAGTTCTTCTACCGCCGCCAGAACTACCTGCACGAGGCGGACACCGCCGCCGAGGAACTCGCCCGGCGCATCGGCATCCGGCCCGGCGAAGTCCGCCAGACGCTCGCCGCCCGCCTCGCCGACCGGCACGGCGTACGCGTCACGGCCGACGGGGACCGGCCGCACCACTACGACCCGCAGGGCCGCACGCTGCACCTCTCACTCCGCCTCCGCCCGGGTCAGCAAGCCTTCCGCATGGCGACCCAGTTGGCCCTGCTGGAGTACGGCGATCAGCTCTCCCAGCACGCCGGCGAGGACTTCGACGAGGGTTCCCCGACCTGGAAGCTGGCCCGCATCGGCGTCGCCAACTACTTCGCCGCCGCGCTGACCCTGCCCTACCGCGACTTCCACACCGCCGCCGAGGAGATGCGCTACGACATCGAGCGCCTGACCGACCGGTTCGGCCTCGGCCACGAGACCGTCTGCCACCGCCTGAGCACCCTGCAGCGCCCGCGCCTGCGCGGAGTGCCCTTTTCCTTCGTCCGTGTCGACCGCGCCGGCAATATGTCCAAGCGGCAGTCCGCCACCGGATTCCACTTCTCCCGCGCCGGCGGCACCTGCCCGCTGTGGAACATCTACGAGGCGTTCGCCGCGCCCGGCCGCATCCACGTCCAGATCGCCGCCATGCCCGACGGGCAGCGCCATCTGTGGACCGCGCGCACGGTCACCCGCAGCCGCGGCGGCTGGGGCGAGCCCGGCAAGACCTTCGCCATCGGCCTCGGCTGCGAGATCCGGCACGCCTCACGGCTCGTCTACTCCGACGGGCTCGACCTGGACAACGCCTCCGCCGCCACCCCGATCGGCATGGGCTGCCGGGTCTGTGAGCGCCTGAACTGCCCCCAGCGCGCTGTGCCTCCCCTCGGACAGCCGCTCGCCATCGACGAGAACAGCAGCACCTTCGTCCCGTACCCGGTGTTCGGCGCCACGTCGCCCTGA
- a CDS encoding DUF979 domain-containing protein has product MIKAEWFYWLVGLSFLVMAALMVTDRSNPKRFGTGAFWGLIGAGFVYSSWVAAEQAPAEPLGAAVLLMACLAGFGFTGRGTPRTTTPEQRTASAAKLGNRLFVPALTIPVVAMICAIGAKYISLGGEPLLQEGSETILGLGIGAVVALVVGMVLLREKRVSVPVQSGRSMLEAMGWAMLLPQMLATLGAIFQVSGVGDQVGRLATFVLPEDSLYIAVVVYCVGMFLFTIIMGNAFAAFPVMTAAVGWPVLIGHFDGNPAAVLAVGMLAGFCGTLITPMAANFNIVPAALLELKDQYGPIKAQLPTAGALLVCNIVIMALFAF; this is encoded by the coding sequence ATGATCAAGGCAGAGTGGTTCTACTGGCTGGTCGGCCTCAGCTTCCTGGTGATGGCTGCCCTGATGGTCACCGACCGCAGCAACCCCAAGCGCTTCGGCACCGGCGCCTTCTGGGGATTGATCGGCGCCGGATTCGTCTACAGCAGCTGGGTCGCCGCCGAACAGGCGCCCGCCGAGCCCCTGGGCGCCGCCGTCCTCCTGATGGCCTGTCTGGCCGGCTTCGGCTTCACCGGACGCGGCACCCCCCGCACCACCACCCCGGAGCAGCGCACCGCCAGCGCCGCCAAGCTCGGCAACAGGCTGTTCGTCCCCGCGCTCACCATCCCGGTCGTCGCGATGATCTGCGCCATCGGCGCCAAGTACATCTCCCTCGGGGGCGAACCGCTCCTCCAGGAGGGCAGCGAGACCATCCTGGGCCTGGGCATCGGCGCCGTCGTCGCCCTGGTCGTCGGCATGGTCCTGCTGCGCGAGAAGCGGGTGTCGGTGCCCGTGCAGTCCGGCCGCTCCATGCTGGAGGCGATGGGCTGGGCGATGCTGCTGCCGCAGATGCTGGCCACCCTGGGCGCCATCTTCCAGGTGTCCGGCGTCGGCGACCAGGTCGGGAGGCTCGCCACCTTTGTGTTGCCCGAGGACTCGCTCTACATCGCCGTCGTCGTCTACTGCGTGGGCATGTTCCTGTTCACCATCATCATGGGCAACGCCTTCGCCGCCTTCCCCGTGATGACCGCCGCCGTCGGCTGGCCGGTCCTCATCGGGCACTTCGACGGCAATCCCGCCGCCGTCCTCGCCGTCGGTATGCTCGCCGGATTCTGCGGAACCCTCATCACCCCTATGGCCGCCAACTTCAATATCGTCCCGGCGGCCCTGCTGGAACTGAAGGACCAATACGGGCCGATCAAGGCCCAACTGCCCACCGCGGGCGCGCTGCTCGTCTGCAACATCGTGATCATGGCGCTGTTCGCCTTCTGA
- a CDS encoding GntR family transcriptional regulator, producing the protein MAGGVTKNDQRRLAEVSGLETDRALLGRSSTAERVAAILRDRIAEGYFPPGARLSEESIGGALGVSRNTLREAFRLLTHERLLVHELNRGVFVRVVTVEDLEDIYRVRSLVECAAVRGLGQGPYGARTVAAVEAIEAAVRAGETASAERSWQDLSTANIRFHQAVVALAGSPRTDELMRGVLAELRLVFHVMDDPRRFHAPYLTRNRQIVEALQAGDAAEAERLLSAYLEDSRTQLSGAYAQRIAEE; encoded by the coding sequence ATGGCCGGCGGAGTGACGAAGAACGATCAGCGGCGGCTGGCGGAGGTCTCGGGCCTGGAGACGGACCGCGCCCTGCTGGGGCGCTCCAGCACGGCCGAGCGGGTCGCCGCCATCCTGCGGGACCGGATCGCCGAAGGTTACTTCCCGCCCGGCGCGCGGCTCTCGGAGGAGAGCATCGGCGGTGCGCTGGGCGTCTCGCGCAACACGCTGCGGGAGGCGTTCCGGCTGCTGACCCATGAGCGGCTGCTGGTGCACGAGCTCAACCGGGGGGTGTTCGTGCGGGTGGTGACCGTCGAGGACCTGGAGGACATCTACCGGGTGCGCTCGCTGGTGGAGTGCGCGGCCGTCCGGGGCCTGGGGCAGGGGCCGTACGGCGCCCGGACGGTGGCGGCCGTCGAGGCGATCGAGGCGGCCGTGCGGGCGGGCGAGACCGCCTCCGCGGAACGGTCCTGGCAGGACCTTTCGACCGCCAATATCCGCTTCCACCAGGCCGTCGTCGCCCTGGCGGGCAGTCCGCGCACCGATGAGCTGATGCGCGGTGTGCTGGCCGAACTCCGGCTGGTCTTCCATGTCATGGACGATCCGCGGCGTTTCCACGCACCGTATCTGACCCGCAACCGACAGATCGTCGAGGCCCTGCAGGCGGGCGACGCGGCCGAGGCCGAGCGGCTGCTGTCGGCCTACCTGGAGGACTCGCGCACCCAGTTGTCGGGGGCGTACGCCCAGCGCATCGCGGAGGAATGA
- the pxpB gene encoding 5-oxoprolinase subunit PxpB: protein MTPFPVGEHGLLIELDSPEDVEALHAELLRRAADRALPPVRDIVPAARTVLLDGLADPRGFTAELATWDVPRLTTGDRPTVEIPVHYDGPDLADVAALWGVTPDEAIRLHSRTEFHVAFCGFAPGFGYLTGLPEPLHVPRRDTPRTKVPVGSVALAGPYTGVYPRSSPGGWQLIGTTDTVLWDPRREPAALLAPGTLVRFVPQELTQLPRETSQLPRETTQHPGETPHLAQQPAQLPRPPQENLNDRVKPSA from the coding sequence ATGACCCCGTTCCCCGTCGGCGAACACGGCCTGCTCATCGAGCTGGACAGCCCCGAGGACGTCGAGGCGCTGCACGCCGAGCTGCTGCGACGGGCCGCCGACCGCGCCCTGCCCCCGGTCCGCGACATCGTGCCGGCCGCCCGTACGGTCCTCCTCGACGGCCTGGCGGACCCCCGCGGATTCACCGCCGAACTGGCCACCTGGGACGTCCCCCGCCTCACCACCGGCGACCGCCCCACCGTCGAGATCCCGGTCCACTACGACGGCCCCGACCTCGCCGATGTCGCCGCCCTGTGGGGCGTCACCCCCGACGAGGCGATACGGCTGCACTCCCGCACCGAGTTCCACGTCGCCTTCTGTGGATTCGCCCCCGGTTTCGGCTATCTGACCGGCCTGCCCGAGCCGCTGCACGTGCCGCGCCGGGACACTCCCCGTACGAAGGTCCCGGTCGGCTCGGTAGCCCTGGCCGGCCCGTACACCGGCGTGTACCCGCGCTCCTCCCCCGGAGGCTGGCAGCTGATCGGCACCACCGACACCGTCCTGTGGGACCCACGACGCGAACCGGCGGCACTGCTCGCCCCCGGCACCCTCGTCCGCTTCGTCCCCCAGGAACTCACCCAACTCCCCCGGGAAACCAGCCAACTCCCCCGGGAAACCACCCAACACCCCGGAGAAACCCCCCACCTCGCCCAGCAACCCGCTCAACTCCCCCGACCTCCCCAGGAGAATCTCAATGATCGTGTCAAGCCGTCTGCGTGA
- a CDS encoding DUF969 domain-containing protein, which produces MIVLLGVLVVVIGFATKRNPLLVVGVAGIVTGLLGGLSPGKVLAAFGDGFANSRAVTIFAITLPVIGLLERYGLQEQARNLISRFARLTTGRFLALYLGLRQIGAAVGLTNVFGHAQTVRPLAVPMAEGAAERRYGQLPDRTREKVRSFSASADNVGLFFGEDVFLAVGSILLITGFVNTTYGTHLEPLHLALWAIPTAVCAFTVHGWRLLRLDRQLERELLTAHAESAAVEAVK; this is translated from the coding sequence ATGATCGTGCTCCTCGGTGTGCTCGTGGTCGTGATCGGCTTCGCCACGAAGCGCAATCCCCTCCTGGTCGTGGGGGTGGCCGGTATCGTCACCGGCCTGCTCGGCGGGCTGTCACCCGGCAAGGTGCTCGCCGCGTTCGGCGACGGTTTCGCCAACAGCCGGGCGGTGACCATCTTCGCGATCACCCTCCCGGTCATCGGTCTCCTGGAGCGCTACGGCCTCCAGGAACAGGCCCGCAACCTGATCTCCCGGTTCGCCCGGCTCACCACGGGACGCTTCCTCGCGCTCTACCTCGGCCTGCGGCAGATCGGCGCCGCGGTCGGTCTGACCAATGTCTTCGGGCACGCGCAGACCGTCCGACCGCTGGCCGTCCCGATGGCCGAGGGTGCCGCCGAACGCAGGTACGGCCAACTCCCGGACCGGACACGGGAGAAGGTCAGGTCGTTCTCCGCCAGCGCGGACAACGTCGGCCTGTTCTTCGGTGAGGACGTCTTCCTCGCGGTCGGTTCGATCCTGCTGATCACCGGCTTCGTCAACACGACCTACGGGACGCACCTGGAACCGCTGCACCTCGCACTGTGGGCGATCCCGACCGCGGTGTGCGCCTTCACCGTCCACGGCTGGCGACTGCTGCGCCTGGACCGTCAGTTGGAGCGCGAGCTGCTCACCGCCCATGCCGAGTCCGCCGCCGTGGAGGCCGTCAAATGA
- the aceA gene encoding isocitrate lyase, producing MTQAQTTAAEELAQRWATDPRWQGLERTYTAEEVIRLSGSVREEHTLARRGAERLWRQLHERDYVHALGALTGGQAVQQVKAGLQAIYLSGWQVAADANQAGHTYPDQSLYPANSVPQVVRRINNALLRADQIASAEGGGDTTDWLAPVVADAEAGFGGPLNAFELTKAMIAAGAAGIHYEDQLASEKKCGHLGGKVLVPTSQHIRTLNAARLAADIADVPTVLIARTDALAANLLTSDVDERDARFCTGERTAEGFYRVTNGMAPVIARGLAYAPYADLLWMETGTPDLGQAREFAEAIHDRYPEQMLAYNCSPSFNWKAALDDDQIAKFQRELGAMGYRFQFITLAGFHSLNHGMFDLARGYADHGMTAYVDLQEREFAAQQHGFTAVKHQREVGTGYFDLVSTAVNPASATTALTGSTEEEQFH from the coding sequence ATGACGCAGGCACAGACGACGGCGGCCGAGGAGCTCGCACAGCGGTGGGCCACCGACCCGCGCTGGCAGGGCCTGGAGCGCACCTACACCGCCGAAGAGGTGATCCGGCTCTCCGGCAGCGTCCGCGAGGAGCACACCCTCGCCCGGCGCGGGGCCGAGAGGCTGTGGCGGCAGCTGCACGAGCGGGATTACGTCCACGCGCTCGGCGCACTGACCGGCGGCCAGGCCGTGCAGCAGGTGAAGGCCGGGCTGCAGGCCATCTATCTGTCGGGCTGGCAGGTGGCGGCGGACGCCAACCAGGCCGGGCACACCTACCCCGACCAGAGCCTCTACCCGGCCAACTCGGTGCCGCAGGTGGTGCGTCGGATCAACAACGCGCTGCTGCGCGCCGACCAGATCGCCAGCGCCGAGGGCGGCGGCGACACCACCGACTGGCTGGCGCCGGTCGTGGCCGACGCCGAGGCCGGCTTCGGCGGGCCGCTGAACGCCTTCGAGCTGACCAAGGCGATGATCGCGGCGGGCGCCGCCGGCATCCACTACGAGGACCAGCTGGCCTCGGAGAAGAAGTGCGGCCACCTCGGCGGCAAGGTCCTGGTCCCCACGTCCCAGCACATCCGCACCCTCAACGCGGCCCGGCTCGCCGCCGATATCGCGGACGTCCCGACCGTGCTCATCGCGCGTACGGACGCACTCGCCGCGAACCTGCTGACCAGTGACGTCGACGAACGCGATGCCCGCTTCTGCACCGGCGAGCGCACCGCTGAGGGCTTCTACCGGGTGACGAACGGCATGGCTCCCGTGATCGCCCGGGGGCTGGCCTACGCCCCGTACGCCGACCTGCTGTGGATGGAGACCGGCACACCGGACCTCGGCCAGGCACGGGAGTTCGCCGAGGCGATCCACGACCGGTACCCGGAGCAGATGCTGGCCTACAACTGCTCGCCGTCGTTCAACTGGAAGGCCGCGCTGGACGACGACCAGATCGCCAAGTTCCAGCGCGAGCTGGGCGCGATGGGCTACCGCTTCCAGTTCATCACCCTGGCCGGCTTCCACTCCCTCAACCACGGCATGTTCGACCTCGCACGCGGCTACGCCGACCACGGCATGACCGCCTATGTCGACCTGCAGGAGCGCGAGTTCGCCGCCCAGCAGCACGGCTTCACCGCCGTGAAGCACCAG